The DNA segment TCTTGCGGCCGAGGTCGCGCTCGGAGAAGCCGGCATCACCGTGAACAAGAACACTATCCCCCGCGAACAGCTCAGCCCCTTCGTGACGAGCGGTCTACGAATCGGCACGCCCGCCGTCACCTCGCGCGGCATGAAAGAGGAGGAGATGAAGCAGATCGCCCACTGGATTGCCCGGGTCGTCAAGGACATCGCGAAGGACAAGACCTCGAAGAAGGCGATCACCGAAGTGAGAGAAGAGGTTATTGCCCTCGCGAGCAAGTATCCCCTCTACCCTGAAGTAGCATGATACTCGACGGCAAAGCGGTCTCGGAGAAGAGGCTTGAACTCCTCAAGGAGGAGATAGAAGAGTCCGGGCTCTACCCGCGGCTCGCGACCGTCATCGTAGGCGAAGACCCCGCGTCGCAGATGTACGTCCGCATGAAACACCGGGCGTGCGAGCGCGTCGGGATCGGGTCGATCGGGATCGAGCTCCCGGCGGATGCCTCCACCGAACAGGTGCTCGAAGCGGTCGCGCGCCTCAACAACGACCCGGACATCAACGGCATCCTCGTCCAGCTCCCGCTCCCGGGCGGGGTGGACACCACCCGCGTCATCGACGCGGTCGCACCCGAAAAGGACGTGGACGGGTTCCATCCCTGCAGCCTAGGCAGGCTGTTTTCCGGAACCCCGGTCTTTGCGCCCTGCACTCCGCAGGGGATCATGACGATCCTCGATGAATACAGGATCCCGATCCGCGGCAAGCGGGCGGTCGTCGTCGGCCGGAGCATCGACGTCGGCCGGCCCATGGCCGCCCTGCTCCTGAACGCCGACGCGACCGTCACCATCTGCCACTCGAAGACCGAGAACCTTGAAGACGAGATGCGGAGAGCCGACATCCTGGTCAGCGCGATTGGGAAGGCGAAGTTTGTCGGGCCGGAGATGGTGAAGGAGGGCGCGACGGTCATCGACGTCGGGATCAACCAGGACGAGCAGGGCAAACTCTGCGGCGACGTCGATTTCGACGCGGTGAAAGACCGTGCGGGGGCGATAACCCCGGTTCCCGGAGGCGTCGGCCCCATGACCATCGCGACGCTGATGGAGAACACGTTCAGGGCAGCCAAGTTGAGGACATGCGGCAACAACACTGTACGGTAAACCGTCTCCGGATCGGCGGCGACGCCCCAGTCCGCCTGATGGGCGTCATCAACTGCAGCCCCGAATCGTTCTACCGGGGCTCCTACATCCCGGCCGGAAAAGTATACGATCGCGCCCTCGCCATGGTGGCGGCGGGCGCCGATATGATCGATCTCGGGGCGCGGAGCACGGCCCCGGGCTCTTCTCCAATAACCGTAGCCGAAGAGGCGGCACGGGTGGACGCGGCCCTCTCGGAACTCGACGGGACCGGGATCACCCTCTCGGTGGACACCCGGCACCCGGAGGTGCTCGAGGTCTGCCTCCGCCACGACGTCCATGCGGTGAACGACATCTCCGGGCTTGCCGAAGAGCGCTACGCGCGGGCGGTCGCCGACTCCGGGCTGCCGGTCTTCGCGATGGCGAGTTGCCGGGAGCCCGGCGACGCCGCCGGGCTTGCCGCCACGCGGGATGCCCTCGAAGCAGTCGTGAAGAGGTGCGCGCTTCTCGGGATCGAGGAGTATGTCCTCGATCCCGCCGTCGGGCGATGGGTCCCCGGGCGGACGAGCGAGGACGACTGGGAGCTCTGCCGGAACTTTACCTCGTTCCTGGAGTTCGGCCGCCCGGTGCTTGCCGCGGTCTCGAGGAAGACGTTCATCGGCGACCTGCTCGGCCGCCAGCCCGAAGACCGGCTCGCGGGCACGCTCGCGGTCACGACGATGCTCGTCTCGGCGGGAGCAGCCGTCGTGCGGAGCCACGACGTCGCCGAGACCGCCGATCTCCTGCGGGTCCATGCAACGATGAGGCAGACATGACGACACCTTCATTCTCGGTATACGGTCTTGCGACTCCCCTGCTCCGCCCCGGTGACGACGTCGCGACGCACCTTCTCTCGTCCGTCGAACGCTCGCCCGCCCGGAACTTCGAGGCGGGCGACGTCGTGGTCGTTGCGGAGTCCGCGCTCGCCACCGCCGAAGGCCGGGTCGTGAAGCTCGGCGATATCGAGCCGTCGGCAAAAGCCCTCCGGCTCGCCGAAGAATATCATATGGATCCCCGGCACGCCGAGGTGGTGCTCCGGGAGAGCGACCGGATCGTCGGTGGTATTCCCGGGTTCCTGCTCTGCATGAAGAACGGGACGCTCCTCCCGAACGCCGGGATCGACGCCTCGAACGCCCCGGAAGGGTCGCTCGTCCTCCTCCCCCTCGACCCGGACGCATCCGCGGCACGTATTCGTGCCGCGATCGCAGAGCGGTCGGGTGCGGACGTCGCGGTCATCGTCGTCGATTCCCGGACGCACGCGATGCGCCTCGGGTGCTCCGGGGTCGCCATCGGCTGTTCGGGCATCCCCTCGGTGATCGACGAGCGCGGGAAAAAAGATCTCTTCGGCCGCGAACTCGAGGTCACGAAGCGGGCGGTGGCGGACTGCATCGCGTCCGCCGCCGAACTCGTGATGGGAGAGGCGGGCGAGTGCGTCCCCGCGGCGGTGGTGCGGGGGATCGGGCTTCCCGTCGGCGACTACGCCGGGGTCGCCACGATCGACGCTTCAGAGTGCCTCTTCATGGGGGTCGCGCTGCACGCCGACCCGTCCCTTCTCGTCAAGGGCGATAGAGAATCCTGAGTTCTCCAGGTACTCCCTGCTCCTTCTCCCTTTTCCGTGGATGAGGATCTCGACCAGGTCTTCCTTCTCGTCGATATCGGTCGACATCCTGAATGAATCGATCACCTCGACGGAGAAGCCGCACTCTTCTGCAATCCGCATGTGGTCGAGGAAACTCGCGCCGTAGTAGTCGGCACGGAAGCACCGCGGTTTTTTGAGGAATATGATATTCGTCCCGCCGCCCCGGCCCGGCACGATGGACATGTCCTTCTCCGTCCGGATCAGCCGCTGGATGTCCCCGGCCGTCACCAGAGGGATGTCGCCCATGATGATGAGCGCCGGGCAGTGGAACTGGCCGAGCGCCCAGTTAATGGCGTCGTTGAGCGGTTCCGTCCGGACGGCGACGAGGGCGTTCTCGTGTTTGAAGGAGTGGGTGCAGAGCAGGGTGGCGCTGCACCCGGACTTCTGCACGGCGGCGATCACGTCTTCAAGCATCGCCCGGGCAAACGCTTCCCGCTCCTCCTGGTTGAGGATACAGGAGAGGCGCGTCTTGGGGTTCACCGGCTTGAAGGGGATGAGCGCGTGGAAGTACATCGAGAAACGGTTGTCGGGGCTGCATCAAAAAGGCATCGTTTCCAGTGCGGCGGGAAAAGGCCGGGCCGGGCTAAATCGAAAACTTCGGGTCCCACCTATGGGGTGCTCACGCTCCGAATCTGCGGGGAGGCCGCACCTGCCGCTACCTTGATGCTCAACTCACGCGAAGACGCGAAGTCCAGTATAGTTGCCTAAAAATCCCTTCGCGTTCTTCGCGCGAGGGAACGTCGCCCTCACGACCGAAAGTTCATGTGAGACGATGCCGACATGTACCCATGCACCGGCGCGTGATCACCTTCTCAAAGAACGCGTTTCTTCCCCTGACGACGGTCTGCCAGAACCGCTGCGGCTACTGCTGTTTCCGCACTCCCGTGCGGGAAGGGTGCGTCATGGCACCCACTGAAGCAATCCGGACGCTGGAAGCGAGCGCGGCCCTCGGGTGCACGGAAGCGCTCTTCACCTTCGGGGAGCGGCCCGGCGCGGTGCCGGGCTTTAACGAGATGCTCGGGCGGCTCGGCTACGCGGATATCCTCGACTACGTCTACCACCTCTCCCTCGCGGCCATCGAGCGCGATCTGCTGCCGCACACCAACGCCGGCATCCTCACCTACGCCGAACTCGACCGCCTCCGCGAGGTGAACGCAAGCATGGGGCTGATGCTCGAGACGACCGCGGACGTTCCGGCGCACAGGAACTCTCCAGGGAAGGACCCGGCGGTCAGGATAGAGATGATCGAGAACGCCGGGAAGCTCTCGATACCGTTCACGACCGGCATCCTGCTCGGGATCGGCGAGACAGAGGACGACCGCGAGGAGTCGCTCCGGGTCATCGCCGACCTCCACCGGCGGTACGGCCATATCCAGGAGGTGATCGTCCAGAATTTCTGCCCGAAACCCGGGACCGCAATGGAGGGTGCGGCGGTTCCCGGCCCCGACGAGATCGGCGCGGCGATCAGCCTCGCACGCGAGATCCTTCCGGCAGACGTGGCTGTGCAGATACCCCCGAACCTTGCGGACGCATCCCGCCTCATCGGGTGCGGCGTCAACGACCTCGGCGGGGTCTCCCCGCTCACCATCGATTACGTCAACCCGGAGCACCCCTGGCCGCAGCTCGATGAACTCCGGCGGATCGCCGGCGATGCCGAACTCCGCGAACGGCTCTGCATCTACCCGCAGTACATCGAGAAGGGCCGGTACTCCCCCCTGCTCGAACCCCTCATCCGGCGGCTCGCGGAGAGGATTGCCGCACCCGGCCGGGACGCGGGTGCATAACCTCATGACAAATCCCGGACAACACATATCAGGAGATCTGGCCATGAAACAGGTTGACCTCCTCTACACGGGGAAGGCTAAATCCGTCTACCGCACCGACGACCCGGAAGTATACATCATGAAGTTCCGGGACGACATCACGGCGTTCGACGGCGAGAAGAAAGACACCCTGGAAGGGAAAGGGAGATACAACGCGGAAGTTTCGACCTTCATCTTCAGGTACCTGGAAGAGCACGGGATCCGGACGCATTACCTCGCGAGCATCGAGTCCGGCGTCATTGCCGTGCGGAACCTTACGATGATCCCGCTCGAGGTGATCGTGAGAAACGTCGCGGCCGGCTCGATCGTGCGCAACTACCCGTTCCGGGAAGGAGAGCCGCTCGACCCGCCGTTGATCGTCATCGACTACAAGAGCGACGCTCACCATGACCCGATGCTGAACGACGAACTGATCTACGCTCTCGGTCTCGCCACGCCTGAGGAACTCGACCAGATCAAGGCCATGGCGCTCGCGATAAACGAGTTGCTCTCGGATTACCTCGACCTGCGCGGCATCACCCTGGTCGATTTCAAGATGGAGTTCGGCCGGTACAACGGCGAGATTGTCGTCGGCGACGAGATCAGCATGGACTCGATGCGGCTCTGGGACAAAGAGACCGGGACGTCTCTCGATAAGGACGTTTACCGGTTCGGCAAAGGGGACGTCATGGAGACCTATGCCGGCGTCGCGAAACGAATCCTCTCCCCACCCTGGGGCGAGCCTGCATGAAATATACCGTAGCCATCACCATTGGACTCAAAGAGGGGATGCTCGACCCCGAGGCGCGTGCCATCCGGCACGCCCTCGCGAACCTGATGTTCCCGACCGATGACCTGACTACGGCGCGGCTGGTTCGGATCACGCTCGATGCACCGGATGCTGTGGCGGCACGGGAGGAGGCGGCACGGATGTGCGAGCTGCTCCTCGCGAACCCGATCATCCACGACTACACGATCGAGGTCGAGTGAGGTATGAGGTTCGCTATGCTACAGTTCGGCGGCAGCAACTGCGACCGGGACACCCACCACGTCCTCGCGGACGTCTGCGGGGTCGATACGGATCGGGTCCGGTATAAGGACGGACTTTCACGCCTGAACCGCGAAGGAAGGGTCGCGTTTCGGTTCTGCGACGAGCACGGCAACGTAACGCCGGAGAGCAACCCGAACGGGTCGGCGGAGAAAATCGCCGGTCTCCTCTCGGAGGGCAACAACGTGCTCGCGATGATGCCGCACCCCGAGCGGGCGAGCGTGCCCGTGCTCGGGTTGGATGACGGAGTCAAAATATTTAACTCGATGATACCCTATATCGAAGAGTACGGGCGCCAGCGAGTTGTACAATAGGAGTTTTATTATGAGTGAAGAAGGGATCGAAGAGGCGCGGACCAGGGCAAAAGAGTACGCGAAAGAGAAGGGCTACATTTTAAACGTCGACGAGAAGCAGCTCGGGGCGGTTCTCCGCGGGCTCGCCCGGAACAAGGAGCGGTTCGGGGAGGCATACTGCCCCTGCAGGCTCCGGAGCGGCGACCCCGAGAAGGACCGGATCATCGTCTGCCCCTGCATCTACCACGAGAAAGAGATCGAGGAGCAGGGCACCTGCCACTGCCGGCTGTTCTTCAAGAAGGGCGAATAACTTTTTTTCACGGCCCGGCAGCCGTACTGCGCAAATCCGGCCGAGCGGGGCTCGAGCTCCGGTTCTTCGCACCTGAAGGTGCTCACGCTCCGGTTCTTCGCACCTGAAGGTGCTCACGCTCCGGTTCTTCGCACCTGAAGGTGCTCACGCTCCGGTTCTTCGCACCTGAAGGTGCTCACGCTCCGGTTCTTCGCACCTGAAGGTGCTCACGCTCCGGTTCTTACGAACCATCGCGTTACGAACCATCGCGCTACGAACCGTGGCGTTACGAACCGTCGCTCCCGCGCCCCGTCATTCATCGCCGAAGCCCCCGGCTGTGCCTGAAGACGATATAGACCGCGTAGAACCCGACGATCACCGCGAAGACGTAACCCAGCGTCGCGAGAACGGAGACGTAGCCGGGGACCGGGAGATCGGCTATCCGGAGTATCAGCGACGAGCCCACGACGACAGCGGCAACCACCAGCCCGACGATGATCTTGTCGCTCGTCCGGTCGATGACGCCGACGATCCGGTCGAGGTCGTGGTTCTCGAGCTCGAGCGTGACGGTGCCCTCCGAGAGGGTCTTTAACGTCTCGTTCACGTTTCCGGGGATGGCAAGCAGGCCTTCCGCCGCGTCCACGATCGACCGCACCGCGCCCGTCACGTTATCCGGGGAAAGACGCTGTTGCGCGGCAATCTCCAGCAGGTACGGCCGGACCCTCTGGTCGAAGTTGAACGCGGGATCGAGCCGGGTGCCGACGTCCATAACCATGACGATCACCTTCATCATCAGCATCAGGGTGGACGGCACCCGGATATGGTACCGCCGGAGGGTGTCGGTCAGGCCGCGGATCGCGACGGCGAAGTTCACCCGCTCGAGTTTCATCTCCCGGTAATCCAGCATGACGAGGTAGAGGTCGTCCTTTACGGCGTCGAGGTCCGCCGGGTTGATATGCACGTCGAGTTTTCCGAGCGCGGCGATCACGCCTGCGACGTCCTTGCGGGTCATGGCGAGGAGGAAGTCGACAAAGACCCGCCTTCTCTCCAGGCGGAGGACGCCCACGATGCCGTAGTCGAGGAAGACGATCTCCCCGAGTTCGGTCACCAGAAGGTTTCCCGGGTGAGGATCGCCGTGAAAGAAACCGTCGACGAAGATCTGCTGGACGTAGGCGGCAAACCCGGTGTCGGCGATATCTTCCGGGAAGAGGCCGAGGGCCCGGATCGCCTCCACGTCGTCGATCCGCACGCCTTCGACGTAGTCCATGGCCAGCAGACGGGGACCGGAGATTTCCCAGTAAACCCGGGGAATCTTCACGCATTCCAGATCCTGCAGGTTCCGCCTGAGGCGCTCCGCGTTCGCCCCGTCCTGGGTAAAGTCCAGTTCCCGCCGGATCTGGGCCGAGAACTCGTCCATCATACCCTGCAGGTTGTATACCCGCATGTCCGGGAAGATCGACTCCACCCGGGTCACGAGCGACTGCAGGATCAGAAGATCGGTCTCGATGAGGTCGACGATCCCCGGGCGCTGCACCTTGAGTGCGACGACATGGCCGTCCCTCGTCACCGCACGGTGCACCTGCGAGAGGGAGGCCGCCGCGACCGGCTCCTCCTCGATGATGTCGAAACACTCCTCGAGGTTCGGACAGTACTCCATGATCACCGGCCGGATCTCTTCAAACGGAACCGGGGCAACCCGGTCCTGGAGTTTCTGCAGTTCCTCGATCAGATCGGGCGGCAGGAGCTCTCGCCGGGTGCTCATGATCTGGCCGAACTTGATGTAGGTCGGCCCCAGTTCCTCGATCGCAAGCCGGATCCGTTCGTATACCGATCGTTTCTCTTCGGGAGGTCTCCTGAATACCCGCAGCCGTTCGGCCCCGGGAATGACCTCCTCGACGAGAACTCCGAAACCATACTTGACCAGCACATCTGCTATCTGGCGGTAGCGCCGGAGCCGGGTGACCATCGGGGATGAATCCGCACTCCCGGTACTTAAGGGATGGGGCGGATCATCCCCGGGAGGGGAGCCGGCCCCGGACGAGGGATTTCCAGGGGTAGGGGACGAGGAGGAAGAGCGGCACGGCAAGGACGATCGCGAGCGGGATCGTTGCGAGCCCGAGCGTCAGCGTGGTCATATCGGCGATCCAGCCGGTGACCGAGACACCCATCCCGCCCACGCCGACCGCGAGCCCGAGCATCAGGCCGGAGACGAGCCCGACGTTGCCCGGGGCAATCTCGTGGGCCATGGCAACGGTGACGGCGAAGGTCGACCAGAGGATGAACCCGAAGACC comes from the Methanoculleus marisnigri JR1 genome and includes:
- the purC gene encoding phosphoribosylaminoimidazolesuccinocarboxamide synthase, with the protein product MKQVDLLYTGKAKSVYRTDDPEVYIMKFRDDITAFDGEKKDTLEGKGRYNAEVSTFIFRYLEEHGIRTHYLASIESGVIAVRNLTMIPLEVIVRNVAAGSIVRNYPFREGEPLDPPLIVIDYKSDAHHDPMLNDELIYALGLATPEELDQIKAMALAINELLSDYLDLRGITLVDFKMEFGRYNGEIVVGDEISMDSMRLWDKETGTSLDKDVYRFGKGDVMETYAGVAKRILSPPWGEPA
- a CDS encoding ferredoxin-thioredoxin reductase catalytic domain-containing protein; this encodes MSEEGIEEARTRAKEYAKEKGYILNVDEKQLGAVLRGLARNKERFGEAYCPCRLRSGDPEKDRIIVCPCIYHEKEIEEQGTCHCRLFFKKGE
- the folD gene encoding bifunctional methylenetetrahydrofolate dehydrogenase/methenyltetrahydrofolate cyclohydrolase FolD → MILDGKAVSEKRLELLKEEIEESGLYPRLATVIVGEDPASQMYVRMKHRACERVGIGSIGIELPADASTEQVLEAVARLNNDPDINGILVQLPLPGGVDTTRVIDAVAPEKDVDGFHPCSLGRLFSGTPVFAPCTPQGIMTILDEYRIPIRGKRAVVVGRSIDVGRPMAALLLNADATVTICHSKTENLEDEMRRADILVSAIGKAKFVGPEMVKEGATVIDVGINQDEQGKLCGDVDFDAVKDRAGAITPVPGGVGPMTIATLMENTFRAAKLRTCGNNTVR
- a CDS encoding phosphoribosylformylglycinamidine synthase subunit PurQ, giving the protein MLQFGGSNCDRDTHHVLADVCGVDTDRVRYKDGLSRLNREGRVAFRFCDEHGNVTPESNPNGSAEKIAGLLSEGNNVLAMMPHPERASVPVLGLDDGVKIFNSMIPYIEEYGRQRVVQ
- the purS gene encoding phosphoribosylformylglycinamidine synthase subunit PurS, translated to MKYTVAITIGLKEGMLDPEARAIRHALANLMFPTDDLTTARLVRITLDAPDAVAAREEAARMCELLLANPIIHDYTIEVE
- the cofE gene encoding coenzyme F420-0:L-glutamate ligase produces the protein MTTPSFSVYGLATPLLRPGDDVATHLLSSVERSPARNFEAGDVVVVAESALATAEGRVVKLGDIEPSAKALRLAEEYHMDPRHAEVVLRESDRIVGGIPGFLLCMKNGTLLPNAGIDASNAPEGSLVLLPLDPDASAARIRAAIAERSGADVAVIVVDSRTHAMRLGCSGVAIGCSGIPSVIDERGKKDLFGRELEVTKRAVADCIASAAELVMGEAGECVPAAVVRGIGLPVGDYAGVATIDASECLFMGVALHADPSLLVKGDRES
- the folP gene encoding dihydropteroate synthase codes for the protein MRQQHCTVNRLRIGGDAPVRLMGVINCSPESFYRGSYIPAGKVYDRALAMVAAGADMIDLGARSTAPGSSPITVAEEAARVDAALSELDGTGITLSVDTRHPEVLEVCLRHDVHAVNDISGLAEERYARAVADSGLPVFAMASCREPGDAAGLAATRDALEAVVKRCALLGIEEYVLDPAVGRWVPGRTSEDDWELCRNFTSFLEFGRPVLAAVSRKTFIGDLLGRQPEDRLAGTLAVTTMLVSAGAAVVRSHDVAETADLLRVHATMRQT
- the cofG gene encoding 7,8-didemethyl-8-hydroxy-5-deazariboflavin synthase subunit CofG, with the protein product MHRRVITFSKNAFLPLTTVCQNRCGYCCFRTPVREGCVMAPTEAIRTLEASAALGCTEALFTFGERPGAVPGFNEMLGRLGYADILDYVYHLSLAAIERDLLPHTNAGILTYAELDRLREVNASMGLMLETTADVPAHRNSPGKDPAVRIEMIENAGKLSIPFTTGILLGIGETEDDREESLRVIADLHRRYGHIQEVIVQNFCPKPGTAMEGAAVPGPDEIGAAISLAREILPADVAVQIPPNLADASRLIGCGVNDLGGVSPLTIDYVNPEHPWPQLDELRRIAGDAELRERLCIYPQYIEKGRYSPLLEPLIRRLAERIAAPGRDAGA
- a CDS encoding ABC1 kinase family protein encodes the protein MVTRLRRYRQIADVLVKYGFGVLVEEVIPGAERLRVFRRPPEEKRSVYERIRLAIEELGPTYIKFGQIMSTRRELLPPDLIEELQKLQDRVAPVPFEEIRPVIMEYCPNLEECFDIIEEEPVAAASLSQVHRAVTRDGHVVALKVQRPGIVDLIETDLLILQSLVTRVESIFPDMRVYNLQGMMDEFSAQIRRELDFTQDGANAERLRRNLQDLECVKIPRVYWEISGPRLLAMDYVEGVRIDDVEAIRALGLFPEDIADTGFAAYVQQIFVDGFFHGDPHPGNLLVTELGEIVFLDYGIVGVLRLERRRVFVDFLLAMTRKDVAGVIAALGKLDVHINPADLDAVKDDLYLVMLDYREMKLERVNFAVAIRGLTDTLRRYHIRVPSTLMLMMKVIVMVMDVGTRLDPAFNFDQRVRPYLLEIAAQQRLSPDNVTGAVRSIVDAAEGLLAIPGNVNETLKTLSEGTVTLELENHDLDRIVGVIDRTSDKIIVGLVVAAVVVGSSLILRIADLPVPGYVSVLATLGYVFAVIVGFYAVYIVFRHSRGLRR
- the cofC gene encoding 2-phospho-L-lactate guanylyltransferase, with protein sequence MYFHALIPFKPVNPKTRLSCILNQEEREAFARAMLEDVIAAVQKSGCSATLLCTHSFKHENALVAVRTEPLNDAINWALGQFHCPALIIMGDIPLVTAGDIQRLIRTEKDMSIVPGRGGGTNIIFLKKPRCFRADYYGASFLDHMRIAEECGFSVEVIDSFRMSTDIDEKEDLVEILIHGKGRRSREYLENSGFSIALDEKGRVGVQRDPHEEAL